A window of the Streptomyces albireticuli genome harbors these coding sequences:
- a CDS encoding ABC transporter substrate-binding protein, which yields MNKRTCTAMAAMLAASLALGAAGCSGGKRSAGGKEGGKNPAAAHEGKAIGGTPRKGGTLTVLSNQDFTHLDPARNWVMNDMDFGTRLLYRTLVTYKAAPGTQGGTLVPDLATDLGTPSADARTWTFHLKPGVKYEDGSPVTAQDVKYNVERSFSPDLPGGADYAARYLAGAEGYRGPAQGEHLDSVRTPDDRTLVFELRKPFAEFPNATVMPTFAPVPQARDKGPQYDNRPFSSGPYKVDSYARGKKLVLVRNEHWDPGTDEVRKAYPDKLVVMMGLKANQIDDRLIASQGADASAVSWGALRPESAAKVLPDAGVRERLLAESTNCTDMVQMHTGRAPFDNTKVRQAVQYALDRDAVLTSSGGPAFNDLSTAYMPASLFGGKQPDTLKIPATGDTEKARQLLKEAGRPGGFSTKITASAGDKGRAEAIQQALGRAGIKATIETVDPSAFYATIGDTKNRTDMVYTGWCPDYPSGSTFLPFVFDGRFIKEKGNSGNHSLFRDDATMRRMDEIGAMTDTGRAAGAWQQLDGRILTQAPAVPVLVRRWPLVLGTNIAGAYGHTSFGGQLDYATVGLKDPAESRD from the coding sequence ATGAACAAGCGCACGTGCACTGCCATGGCCGCGATGCTGGCGGCCTCCCTCGCCCTGGGGGCGGCCGGGTGTTCCGGCGGGAAGCGGTCGGCCGGCGGCAAGGAGGGCGGCAAGAACCCCGCCGCCGCCCACGAGGGCAAGGCGATCGGCGGCACCCCGCGGAAGGGCGGCACGCTGACGGTGCTGTCCAACCAGGACTTCACCCACCTCGACCCGGCCCGCAACTGGGTCATGAACGACATGGACTTCGGGACCCGGCTGCTCTACCGCACCCTGGTGACGTACAAGGCCGCGCCCGGCACGCAGGGCGGCACACTGGTCCCCGACCTCGCCACCGACCTGGGCACGCCGTCCGCCGACGCCAGGACATGGACGTTCCACCTCAAGCCGGGCGTGAAGTACGAGGACGGCTCGCCCGTCACCGCGCAGGACGTCAAGTACAACGTCGAGCGGTCCTTCTCCCCCGACCTGCCCGGCGGCGCCGACTACGCCGCCCGCTACCTCGCCGGCGCCGAGGGCTACCGGGGCCCCGCCCAGGGCGAGCACCTCGACTCCGTCAGGACGCCGGACGACCGCACCCTCGTCTTCGAACTGCGCAAGCCCTTCGCCGAGTTCCCCAACGCCACGGTCATGCCCACCTTCGCGCCCGTGCCGCAGGCGCGGGACAAGGGCCCGCAGTACGACAACCGGCCGTTCTCCTCCGGCCCGTACAAGGTCGACTCCTACGCGCGCGGCAAGAAGCTCGTCCTCGTCCGCAACGAGCACTGGGACCCGGGGACGGACGAGGTCCGCAAGGCGTACCCGGACAAGCTGGTCGTCATGATGGGCCTGAAGGCGAACCAGATCGACGACCGGCTGATAGCGAGCCAGGGCGCCGACGCCTCCGCCGTCTCCTGGGGCGCCCTGCGGCCGGAGAGCGCCGCGAAGGTCCTGCCCGACGCCGGAGTGCGCGAGCGGCTGCTCGCCGAGTCCACCAACTGCACCGACATGGTCCAGATGCACACCGGCCGGGCGCCCTTCGACAACACCAAGGTCCGGCAGGCCGTGCAGTACGCCCTCGACCGGGACGCCGTCCTCACCTCCTCCGGAGGCCCCGCCTTCAACGACCTGTCGACCGCGTACATGCCGGCGTCCCTCTTCGGCGGCAAGCAGCCCGACACCCTGAAGATCCCCGCGACGGGCGACACGGAGAAGGCCAGGCAACTGCTGAAGGAGGCCGGCAGACCCGGCGGCTTCTCGACGAAGATCACCGCCTCGGCCGGTGACAAGGGCCGCGCCGAGGCCATCCAGCAGGCCCTGGGCCGGGCCGGCATCAAGGCCACCATCGAGACCGTGGACCCGTCCGCCTTCTACGCCACCATCGGTGACACCAAGAACCGCACCGACATGGTCTACACCGGCTGGTGCCCCGACTACCCCTCCGGCTCCACCTTCCTGCCCTTCGTCTTCGACGGCCGCTTCATCAAGGAGAAGGGCAACTCCGGCAACCACTCCCTCTTCCGCGACGACGCGACGATGAGGCGGATGGACGAGATCGGCGCCATGACCGACACCGGGCGGGCCGCCGGTGCCTGGCAGCAGCTCGACGGGCGGATCCTCACCCAGGCTCCGGCCGTCCCGGTGCTCGTCCGGCGGTGGCCCCTGGTCCTGGGCACCAACATCGCGGGCGCGTACGGGCACACCTCCTTCGGCGGCCAGCTCGACTACGCCACGGTCGGCCTCAAGGACCCCGCCGAGAGCCGGGACTGA